The genomic interval ACATTCCTGCCTCCAAAGTGTGAGGTTTAAAGGATTAAGGCTGCGGCCAGTGTGGCGCGCTAGAACCGATTGGGGCGGAAAGCCGAGATATCGAACTCGGGCGTTTCTCCGGTCACCAATTGAGAAATCACCCGACCCGTTGCCGCCGAGGTGACCATGCCAAGATGCTGATGCCCGAAGGCGTAGAACACCCCCTCCATCGCCCGGGTGGGGCCGATCACCGGCAGGCTGTCGGGCAGGCATGGGCGGTGGCCCATCCAGCGCGAGGCCTGACCTGTGGAGAGGTCTGGATACATGGCCTTTGCGGCGTCCATCAGCAGGTCCGCCCTGCCCCAATCGGGCGCAGCGCGCAATCCGGCGATCTCGACGGTTCCGGCGACCCGCAGCCCCATTTCCATGGGCGTAGCAAAGGTGCGGCGACCGCCCCAAGAAATCATGCGATTGGCGGCGACGCCGGGTTCGCCGAAAGTAACGTGGTAGCCACGCTGGGACTCTAGCGGTATCCGCTCACCGAGCTTGGCTGCCAGTTGATGCGACCAGGCGCCGGCGGCGACGACAACCACATCGGCAACAACTTCAACATCGCTAGTACGCACCAGCTTCTGCCCATCGGCGCGTCTCTCGATAGTCTGGACATCGGCCTTGAGAAACCGCCCGCCCAACGCGAAGGCTTCCTGGGCGACCGCCTGGGTCAAGCGCTGCGGATTGACCGTCAGCGCAGCCTTGGGTGCAAAAAATCCATACTGGAACCGCTTGGAGAGGCCCGGCTCCATCTGGCCGATTCCGTCACCACCAACCTCCTCCAATACCGCGCCGAACTGGCGACGCAAGGCCACCGAAGTCGCCTCGCCGGCCCGAGCCTCGGCGGTTTCGTAAACGTAAAGACAACCGCGATGCGAGATGAGA from Devosia sp. 2618 carries:
- a CDS encoding FAD-dependent oxidoreductase, with amino-acid sequence MVRTAVVIGAGIVGACCAAYLQKRGIAVTLIDRKGVGEETSFGNAGSLNPDGILPVAMPGMIKQVPGWLLDAKGPLALRWSYLPVAASWLTRFLLCANPAQMERSARGMKLLASRVFDCYSELLPADVYENLISHRGCLYVYETAEARAGEATSVALRRQFGAVLEEVGGDGIGQMEPGLSKRFQYGFFAPKAALTVNPQRLTQAVAQEAFALGGRFLKADVQTIERRADGQKLVRTSDVEVVADVVVVAAGAWSHQLAAKLGERIPLESQRGYHVTFGEPGVAANRMISWGGRRTFATPMEMGLRVAGTVEIAGLRAAPDWGRADLLMDAAKAMYPDLSTGQASRWMGHRPCLPDSLPVIGPTRAMEGVFYAFGHQHLGMVTSAATGRVISQLVTGETPEFDISAFRPNRF